One genomic window of Novosphingobium aureum includes the following:
- a CDS encoding acyltransferase, whose product MPIAEDVELHRDARVHHPELVNLYGCRIGAGTRIGTFVEIQRGVEIGANCKIQSHSFVCTGVTIEDAVFVGHGVMFTNDRVPAATNSDGRLQAAGDWTCRETHVGRGASIGSGATILPVVIGEGACIAAGSVVTRSVEPFALVAGVPARVIGDMRERRSAGEGGGP is encoded by the coding sequence ATGCCGATTGCCGAAGATGTCGAGCTGCACCGCGATGCGCGCGTCCATCATCCCGAGCTGGTCAACCTATACGGCTGCCGCATCGGTGCAGGTACGCGCATCGGCACCTTTGTCGAGATACAGCGGGGCGTAGAGATCGGTGCGAACTGCAAGATCCAGTCGCACAGCTTCGTGTGCACCGGGGTCACCATCGAGGATGCGGTCTTCGTCGGGCACGGGGTCATGTTCACCAACGACAGGGTCCCGGCGGCGACCAACTCGGATGGCCGCCTGCAAGCAGCAGGTGACTGGACCTGCCGCGAGACGCATGTTGGGCGCGGAGCCTCGATTGGCTCGGGTGCGACGATCCTGCCGGTCGTGATCGGCGAGGGCGCCTGCATTGCCGCCGGCTCGGTCGTGACCCGCAGCGTGGAGCCGTTTGCTCTCGTCGCCGGAGTACCGGCGCGCGTGATCGGGGACATGCGCGAGCGGCGCAGTGCTGGCGAGGGAGGCGGGCCATGA
- a CDS encoding DegT/DnrJ/EryC1/StrS family aminotransferase: MTRIPDPCVPFVDLAPQWAQVRARVLPELETLFEASAFSLGPWVAELEDALAGYLGVRHAIAVSSGSAALHLAVVAAGIGPGDRVLVPAHSFIGTIWGLLYQGAVPVFCDVEDATGTIDFADAARRLAACEQQGLRVRAIVPVHLYGQAVDIAALLDFAMAHGLEVIEDAAQAIGARWQGRALGSFGAMGCFSFYPAKNLGAAGEGGLVVTDDMAMAARLRALRDHGQRERYVHEEVGYNYRMDAIQALVLSAKLEHLDDWTEQRRALAARYNALLADTPLRLPCTVHGSHVHHLYVVRASARDALRSHLQRHGVQTGLHYPVPLYRQPCLAGIVPAADEGFARSEDWACNGLSLPLFAGMSEGQQDRVIAAIHGFFAGKGR; this comes from the coding sequence ATGACCCGTATCCCAGACCCGTGCGTGCCCTTCGTCGATCTTGCGCCGCAATGGGCGCAGGTGCGCGCGCGTGTCCTGCCCGAGCTCGAAACCCTGTTCGAGGCGAGCGCCTTTTCGCTCGGTCCCTGGGTCGCCGAGCTGGAGGATGCGCTCGCCGGCTATCTCGGCGTGCGTCATGCTATCGCGGTGAGCAGCGGTAGCGCTGCGTTGCATCTCGCGGTGGTCGCCGCCGGGATCGGACCGGGCGATCGGGTGCTTGTACCCGCGCACAGCTTCATCGGGACGATCTGGGGCCTGCTCTATCAAGGGGCAGTGCCGGTGTTCTGCGACGTCGAGGACGCAACCGGGACGATCGACTTCGCCGATGCGGCACGGCGGCTGGCCGCGTGCGAGCAGCAAGGCCTGCGCGTGCGGGCCATCGTGCCAGTGCACCTCTATGGCCAGGCCGTCGACATCGCCGCCTTGCTCGATTTCGCCATGGCACACGGCCTCGAGGTGATCGAGGATGCGGCGCAGGCGATCGGAGCGCGCTGGCAAGGGCGCGCGCTGGGCAGTTTCGGGGCGATGGGCTGCTTCAGCTTCTATCCCGCAAAGAATCTCGGCGCAGCGGGTGAGGGGGGGCTCGTCGTCACCGACGACATGGCGATGGCCGCACGGCTGCGTGCGCTGCGCGATCACGGCCAGCGCGAGCGCTACGTTCACGAGGAGGTTGGCTACAACTACCGCATGGACGCGATTCAGGCGCTGGTCCTGTCGGCCAAGCTCGAGCATCTCGACGACTGGACCGAGCAGCGGCGCGCACTTGCCGCGCGCTACAATGCCCTGCTGGCTGACACGCCGCTGCGTCTGCCCTGCACGGTCCACGGCAGCCACGTCCACCACCTCTACGTCGTGCGAGCCAGTGCGCGCGATGCGCTGCGCAGCCATCTCCAACGCCATGGGGTACAGACCGGCCTGCACTACCCTGTGCCGCTCTATCGCCAGCCGTGCCTTGCCGGCATCGTGCCGGCTGCGGACGAAGGCTTTGCGAGGAGCGAGGACTGGGCGTGCAACGGCCTCTCGCTGCCCCTTTTTGCAGGCATGAGCGAAGGCCAGCAGGACCGTGTCATTGCCGCCATCCACGGCTTCTTCGCGGGGAAGGGGCGATGA
- a CDS encoding glycosyltransferase family protein, protein MSAGPARKKVLCVRGHANPDCARELHGVVDEWLDALALHGDVEVIEGDFDMAVAMERVRPDFVLFDALHWGRSHPPRITSSEAFPQVPRALLLNSDPHDPMRPLTMDMVSAYGIETIFCTGSEDLEQMKELRRFNCFVLPKFVDATVFREYCEPRVIPFMIASAHLFPGFYPWRAKLTEEIQHLVPTLLYTHPGYVRSEPAPFAIHGEAYARMLSRSWFCAADTTRLDYVVRKHLEIPACGAVLVSPPSRALADYGFVDGENCLLGEAGPALYERVLATARDPQRYEEIRSKGHALVHARYTRCNWKQIFDWHACHSALGPGEVVEQDGIFGAFRAAAASGQGLRIAGYMVRDNPMAQRLRAAREALLSGGDLAAATRDLTEVMGWVGHVGEPWFLMGAISLALGEREGAREWLVRRARLQGSRDAALGLLDPCEIGWLLLLAFLTADDDLLGRMLEAANGAPHVCIRRVLWLIEGARVLADIAEAGLEGPRAGDVLSIHWLGDEDFDAWFGLVQRLLARLCAQADS, encoded by the coding sequence ATGAGCGCAGGGCCTGCGCGAAAGAAGGTGCTGTGCGTGCGCGGACACGCCAATCCGGATTGCGCACGAGAGCTGCATGGCGTGGTCGACGAGTGGCTCGACGCGCTGGCCTTGCACGGCGACGTCGAGGTGATCGAGGGGGACTTCGACATGGCCGTGGCGATGGAGCGGGTGCGGCCCGATTTCGTCCTGTTCGATGCCTTGCACTGGGGGCGCAGCCATCCCCCGCGCATCACCAGCAGCGAAGCATTTCCTCAGGTCCCGCGCGCACTCTTGCTCAACAGCGATCCGCACGATCCGATGCGCCCGCTAACCATGGACATGGTCAGCGCCTACGGCATCGAGACGATCTTCTGCACGGGCAGCGAAGACCTCGAGCAGATGAAGGAACTGCGGCGTTTCAACTGCTTCGTTCTGCCCAAGTTCGTCGATGCCACGGTATTTCGCGAGTATTGCGAGCCGCGCGTGATCCCTTTCATGATCGCCAGCGCACACCTGTTTCCCGGCTTCTATCCTTGGCGGGCCAAGCTGACCGAAGAGATCCAGCACCTTGTGCCAACGCTGCTCTACACGCACCCCGGCTATGTCCGCAGCGAACCCGCGCCGTTTGCCATTCATGGCGAGGCCTATGCGCGCATGCTTTCGCGCAGCTGGTTCTGCGCGGCGGACACCACGCGGCTCGACTACGTCGTGCGCAAGCATCTCGAGATACCCGCCTGTGGCGCGGTGCTGGTATCGCCTCCCTCGCGCGCGCTGGCCGACTACGGCTTCGTCGATGGCGAGAACTGCCTGCTCGGCGAGGCGGGCCCGGCGCTCTACGAGCGGGTCCTGGCCACGGCGCGCGACCCGCAGCGCTACGAGGAGATACGAAGCAAGGGCCATGCTCTCGTCCATGCGCGCTATACGCGCTGCAACTGGAAGCAGATTTTCGACTGGCACGCTTGCCACAGCGCACTCGGTCCCGGTGAAGTGGTCGAGCAGGACGGCATATTCGGTGCATTTCGAGCGGCTGCCGCAAGCGGGCAGGGCCTTCGCATTGCGGGGTACATGGTCCGTGACAACCCCATGGCACAGCGCCTGCGCGCCGCACGCGAAGCGCTGCTAAGCGGCGGCGACCTCGCTGCTGCTACGCGCGATCTCACCGAGGTGATGGGCTGGGTCGGCCATGTCGGTGAGCCGTGGTTCCTGATGGGGGCGATCTCGCTCGCGCTGGGCGAGCGCGAGGGCGCGCGCGAATGGCTGGTGCGGCGCGCCCGGCTACAGGGCAGCCGCGACGCGGCGCTCGGCCTGCTCGATCCTTGCGAGATCGGCTGGCTGCTCCTGCTTGCTTTCCTGACCGCCGACGATGACCTGCTCGGGCGAATGCTGGAGGCTGCCAACGGGGCGCCCCATGTCTGCATTCGCCGCGTGCTCTGGCTGATCGAGGGCGCGCGAGTGCTGGCCGACATCGCCGAGGCAGGGCTGGAGGGGCCGCGCGCCGGCGACGTGCTGTCGATCCACTGGTTGGGTGACGAGGATTTCGATGCCTGGTTCGGTCTCGTCCAGCGCCTGCTCGCCCGGCTTTGCGCGCAGGCGGACAGCTGA
- a CDS encoding NAD-dependent epimerase/dehydratase family protein has product MKVSPAPSHRAEIVGGNALAGKRVLVTGGAGFVGSHIVDQLLTHNVAAVTVIDNMVRGHPGNLASALATGRVTLVEGDVRDAGLVEARVRDADIVFHQAALRITHCAAEPALAFEVMGRASFTLFEACARHRVEKVVAASSASIYGLAGHFPIREDAAPYADRTLYGGLKLFNESMLRAFNEMHGLPYAALRYFNVYGPRMDIHGKYTEVLIRWMERIAQGLPPVIFGDGSQTMDFIDVRDVARANLAAVLAPVSDRVYNIASGNEVSLRTLAATLLAIMGREDLGIETREARAVNPVERRLADVTRAHEELDFRSAIPLERGLRDLVDWWRAQSEREGHAREACAS; this is encoded by the coding sequence ATGAAGGTTTCGCCAGCGCCCTCTCATCGCGCCGAAATCGTCGGCGGTAACGCGCTGGCGGGTAAGCGGGTGCTGGTGACGGGCGGTGCCGGATTTGTCGGTTCGCATATCGTCGACCAGCTGCTGACCCACAATGTCGCTGCTGTCACCGTGATCGACAACATGGTGCGCGGGCATCCGGGCAACCTCGCTTCGGCGCTCGCGACCGGGCGCGTCACGCTGGTCGAGGGGGACGTACGCGATGCCGGACTTGTCGAGGCGCGCGTGCGTGATGCCGACATCGTGTTCCACCAGGCCGCGCTGCGCATCACCCATTGCGCGGCCGAGCCGGCGCTTGCCTTCGAGGTCATGGGACGCGCGAGCTTCACGCTGTTCGAGGCCTGTGCAAGGCACCGTGTCGAGAAGGTGGTCGCAGCCTCTTCCGCCTCGATTTACGGGCTGGCGGGGCATTTTCCGATCCGCGAGGATGCCGCGCCTTATGCCGACCGGACGCTCTACGGCGGGCTCAAGCTGTTCAACGAGAGCATGTTGCGCGCCTTCAACGAGATGCACGGCCTGCCTTACGCGGCACTGCGCTATTTCAACGTCTACGGGCCGCGCATGGATATCCATGGCAAGTACACCGAGGTCCTGATCCGCTGGATGGAGCGGATCGCGCAGGGGCTGCCGCCGGTGATCTTTGGCGACGGTTCGCAGACCATGGACTTCATCGATGTGCGCGATGTCGCGCGCGCCAACCTCGCGGCTGTGCTCGCTCCTGTTTCCGACCGGGTCTACAATATCGCCAGCGGGAACGAGGTCTCGCTGCGCACACTCGCCGCAACTTTGCTTGCGATCATGGGGCGCGAGGATCTGGGCATCGAGACCCGCGAGGCGCGCGCGGTCAACCCGGTCGAGCGACGCCTCGCCGATGTGACCCGCGCTCACGAGGAACTCGACTTCCGCTCCGCGATCCCGCTCGAGCGCGGCCTGCGCGATCTTGTGGACTGGTGGCGTGCGCAAAGCGAACGCGAAGGCCATGCGCGCGAGGCCTGCGCGTCGTGA
- a CDS encoding dicarboxylate/amino acid:cation symporter, which translates to MRHAEIPTPASASMLPAGSQRPGLRSQILLAGGMVSGISAGLAVKVLYPGSTHLETFLVWFVRPIEQLFLGSLFLLIAPLLFSSVVSGVARLRGSNTMPGLLATTLAYMFAVSAAAALIAMSMTNLFRPGDGIPPEIGQRLLTMQVAHLPSSMSPLIPSPWSPNGIIVILVVLSSAIAWALPTLRRQKGQGLVRRCDRVFAVGMKVLSTVMRFAPLAVACFMFDMTVMFGWHLILYLGAYIGVVTAALVLQVMVTFMIVVWMRADVSPAVFLHSVHEAALIAFSTSSSNATLPTALKVAESDLKLPGRIARPLLGIGTVANQSGTTIYIVVTVLFIGQFFGMDTALDRQALVFTVATLAGMVTVGVPGGALPMVATVLALAGLPPEGIGLVIGVDRLLDMARTLVNVVGDLAIAVAISREPVAALPATSPGATSQ; encoded by the coding sequence ATGCGGCACGCCGAGATTCCCACCCCCGCCTCTGCCTCGATGCTACCCGCCGGATCGCAGCGTCCCGGCCTGCGCTCGCAGATACTGCTCGCAGGCGGCATGGTCTCGGGCATTTCCGCCGGACTGGCGGTCAAGGTTCTCTATCCGGGCAGCACGCATCTGGAGACGTTCCTGGTGTGGTTCGTGCGTCCGATCGAGCAGCTGTTCCTGGGATCGCTGTTCCTGCTGATCGCACCCTTGCTGTTCAGTTCGGTGGTCAGCGGCGTCGCGCGGCTTCGCGGCTCCAACACGATGCCCGGCCTGCTGGCGACGACGCTGGCCTACATGTTCGCGGTCTCGGCCGCGGCAGCCCTCATCGCCATGTCGATGACCAACCTGTTCCGCCCCGGTGACGGTATCCCTCCCGAGATCGGCCAGCGCCTGCTGACGATGCAGGTCGCGCACCTGCCCAGCTCGATGTCGCCTTTGATCCCCAGTCCGTGGAGCCCCAACGGGATCATCGTGATCCTCGTCGTGCTCTCGAGCGCGATAGCATGGGCCTTGCCGACATTGCGGCGGCAGAAGGGGCAAGGCCTCGTACGGCGGTGCGACCGGGTCTTCGCGGTGGGCATGAAGGTGCTCTCGACGGTCATGCGCTTCGCCCCGCTGGCGGTCGCCTGCTTCATGTTCGACATGACCGTGATGTTCGGCTGGCACCTGATCCTCTATCTCGGTGCCTACATCGGCGTCGTCACCGCAGCGCTCGTGCTGCAGGTCATGGTCACCTTCATGATCGTCGTGTGGATGCGCGCCGACGTCAGTCCCGCGGTATTCCTGCATTCGGTACACGAGGCGGCACTGATCGCCTTCTCCACCTCATCCTCGAACGCGACCCTGCCAACCGCGCTCAAGGTCGCGGAGAGCGATCTCAAGCTGCCCGGCCGCATCGCCCGTCCATTGCTCGGCATCGGCACCGTTGCCAACCAGAGTGGCACCACGATCTACATCGTCGTCACCGTGCTGTTCATCGGCCAGTTCTTCGGCATGGACACCGCGCTCGACCGGCAGGCCCTCGTCTTCACGGTCGCCACGCTGGCCGGCATGGTGACGGTCGGCGTACCTGGCGGCGCATTGCCGATGGTCGCCACCGTCCTCGCGCTCGCCGGGCTGCCCCCCGAAGGAATCGGCCTCGTCATCGGCGTGGACCGCCTGCTCGACATGGCCCGCACCCTCGTCAACGTCGTCGGCGATCTTGCCATCGCGGTCGCCATCAGCCGCGAACCCGTCGCCGCACTTCCTGCCACATCACCCGGAGCCACGTCCCAATGA
- a CDS encoding Gfo/Idh/MocA family protein, with amino-acid sequence MIRIGLCGLGYWGKNLLRALSANAGIALVALADAKPEVREGLAARDRDLRIYEDATDLIGDPEVDAVVLATPVACHFAQARVALERGKHVMVEKPLCASSAEADELVARAELHGLTLMADHTFLFHPAVIKLGELVRSGALGQISYFDSQRVNLGLFQPDVNVLWDLAPHDLSILDHLFACEPVHIEASGHCHVNPGFPDIAYLTFHYPGPMVAHLNLSWMSPVKVRRIAVGGSARMAVWDDLNRDEPLKIHDSGITIHPRQDREIILPNYRIGSVTSPRLGGDEPLALAVEHFRQVIAGEAAPRSDGRLGRRIVRTLERAQTALDESLERARSAMACAAPRTVAA; translated from the coding sequence ATGATCAGGATCGGCCTTTGCGGACTGGGGTACTGGGGCAAGAACCTCTTGCGCGCACTTTCGGCCAACGCCGGGATCGCGCTGGTTGCGCTGGCCGATGCCAAGCCGGAAGTGCGCGAAGGACTGGCAGCACGCGATCGCGACCTTCGCATTTACGAAGACGCGACGGACCTTATCGGCGATCCGGAGGTCGATGCCGTGGTGCTCGCCACGCCGGTTGCCTGCCATTTCGCGCAGGCCCGCGTGGCGCTGGAGCGCGGCAAGCATGTCATGGTCGAAAAGCCCCTATGTGCCAGCAGCGCCGAAGCCGACGAACTGGTTGCGCGTGCCGAACTGCACGGGCTCACGCTGATGGCGGACCATACCTTCCTGTTTCATCCCGCGGTCATCAAGCTGGGCGAACTGGTGCGTTCGGGCGCGTTGGGCCAGATCAGCTACTTCGATTCCCAGCGAGTTAATCTGGGCCTGTTCCAGCCCGACGTGAACGTGCTGTGGGACCTCGCTCCGCACGACCTCTCGATCCTCGACCATCTTTTCGCCTGCGAGCCGGTGCACATCGAGGCTTCCGGGCACTGCCACGTGAACCCGGGCTTTCCCGATATCGCCTATCTGACCTTTCACTATCCCGGCCCGATGGTCGCGCATCTCAACCTGAGCTGGATGTCTCCGGTCAAGGTGCGGCGCATCGCGGTCGGCGGCAGCGCGAGGATGGCGGTGTGGGACGATCTCAACCGCGACGAGCCGCTCAAGATCCACGACAGCGGCATCACCATCCATCCCCGGCAGGATCGTGAGATCATCCTGCCCAACTATCGCATCGGCTCGGTTACATCGCCGAGGCTTGGTGGAGACGAACCGCTGGCACTGGCGGTCGAGCATTTCCGGCAGGTCATTGCCGGCGAGGCTGCGCCGCGCAGCGACGGGCGGTTGGGGCGGCGCATCGTGCGTACGCTCGAACGGGCGCAGACCGCGCTCGATGAGAGTCTCGAACGCGCGCGCTCGGCTATGGCTTGTGCGGCACCCCGCACGGTCGCGGCATGA
- a CDS encoding DegT/DnrJ/EryC1/StrS family aminotransferase, which yields MGLREAEAVAQVIASGWLTQGPQVAAFEDEFAQRVGAPHACAVSSCTAALHLALLALGVGPGDEVITVSHSFIASANAVHMCGAEPVFADIEQTGFNLDPAAIEALISPRTRAVLCVHQLGMPCDLAAIAGIAHRHGLRLVEDAACAVGSEVRLEGQWQAIGSPVGDVACFSFHPRKILTTGEGGMITSRDPQLDARCRSLRQHGMSLSDLARHRADKVLVETYLETGFNYRMSDLQAAVGRVQLTRLEGIVAERRELAARYLNLLAQVPGLELPQEPDWARSNWQSFTIGLPEGGARDQVMQAMLEHGVATRPAVMACHREPPWRDARRGNLARTEHVGDTHLIVPLFCGMTRAEQDTVVAVLGDTLAKTCRRAA from the coding sequence ATGGGGTTACGCGAGGCCGAGGCTGTGGCGCAGGTCATCGCCTCGGGCTGGTTGACGCAAGGCCCGCAGGTTGCCGCCTTCGAGGACGAGTTTGCGCAGCGTGTCGGGGCGCCCCACGCCTGTGCCGTGTCCAGCTGTACCGCCGCGCTCCACTTGGCGCTGCTGGCTCTCGGCGTGGGGCCGGGCGACGAGGTAATCACTGTCAGCCACAGCTTCATCGCCAGCGCCAATGCCGTGCACATGTGCGGGGCCGAGCCGGTCTTCGCCGATATCGAGCAAACCGGTTTCAACCTCGATCCCGCAGCGATCGAGGCGCTGATCTCGCCACGCACGCGCGCGGTGCTGTGTGTCCACCAGCTCGGGATGCCTTGCGATCTCGCCGCTATCGCGGGCATCGCGCATAGGCACGGGCTACGGCTGGTCGAGGACGCGGCCTGCGCGGTGGGAAGCGAGGTCCGGCTGGAGGGGCAATGGCAGGCGATTGGCAGCCCGGTGGGCGATGTCGCCTGCTTCTCGTTCCACCCGCGCAAGATACTCACTACCGGCGAGGGCGGCATGATCACCAGCCGCGATCCGCAGCTCGACGCGCGCTGCCGTTCCTTGCGTCAACATGGCATGAGCCTTTCCGACCTTGCGCGGCATCGCGCCGACAAGGTGCTGGTGGAAACCTACCTCGAGACCGGGTTCAACTATCGCATGAGCGACCTGCAGGCCGCGGTAGGGCGGGTGCAACTGACCCGGCTCGAGGGTATTGTCGCCGAGCGCCGCGAACTGGCCGCGCGCTACCTGAACCTTCTCGCACAGGTTCCCGGACTGGAACTGCCGCAAGAGCCGGACTGGGCGCGCAGCAATTGGCAAAGCTTCACCATTGGCCTGCCCGAGGGGGGGGCGCGCGATCAGGTCATGCAGGCGATGCTCGAACACGGCGTGGCGACGCGCCCGGCGGTCATGGCCTGTCACCGCGAGCCGCCCTGGCGCGATGCCCGGCGCGGCAACCTCGCCCGGACCGAACATGTCGGCGACACGCATCTGATCGTGCCGCTGTTTTGCGGGATGACACGGGCCGAGCAGGACACGGTGGTCGCCGTTCTGGGCGATACGCTCGCCAAGACCTGCCGCAGGGCCGCCTGA
- a CDS encoding sensor histidine kinase, translating into MKSMRARLTAAVMMPLLALALTFGGITCWMIHRTFSTTADRILVGSATTLSRAIVIDDGGRTGLVPMALDLLRGRITERPVYSVYQGEKLLAGNPDLRPPEDYRRKPAPDRGADAKPLHEPASFPRGYRVPALIDGYSSDEAVSGLIQPTYLHDGVLGGRPVRIATEIRYLSDRDETIVVQAADFLDDREAYELTYYLRVGGAGVLVAMIALLLFYGAITWGLGPFASLTAQIEAARRHPGSNVRVALAEEDPLEARMLGQAFNDLMARTERAIDSLRQFTANASHQLRTPLAIMRVHADVLARYGPGTRQGDTALFDILAAVESLDRLLTQLIALARMDEQAGDDRAHVQIDLVAIAADAVATRVTHPDAARMDVGFESAAATLPALGNAMLAAEIVSNLLDNAIRYNREDGAVTVRVLERGGHPVIEVEDDGPGIGRADREKVWERFYRAPLPGGPSGSGLGLPIVRALGERIGATISLEDGREGRGLRAVVVFARTLPSDGDTASDFPEIDDDFPGDITNTRYPRVETVEQASRPDADSCANFVRPRQTTAC; encoded by the coding sequence ATGAAATCGATGCGAGCCCGCCTCACCGCGGCGGTGATGATGCCGCTGCTCGCGCTGGCGCTGACCTTCGGCGGGATCACCTGCTGGATGATCCATCGCACCTTCTCGACCACGGCCGACCGCATCCTCGTCGGCTCGGCCACGACCCTGAGCCGGGCTATCGTCATCGACGATGGAGGGCGCACGGGCTTGGTGCCGATGGCACTGGACCTGCTGCGCGGGCGAATCACGGAAAGACCGGTCTACAGCGTCTATCAGGGCGAGAAGCTGCTTGCCGGGAACCCTGACCTTCGCCCCCCTGAGGACTACAGGCGCAAACCGGCCCCTGACCGCGGGGCCGACGCCAAGCCGCTGCACGAGCCTGCCAGCTTTCCGCGCGGCTACCGTGTTCCGGCGCTGATCGACGGCTATTCCTCGGACGAGGCGGTCAGCGGCCTGATCCAGCCGACCTACCTGCACGACGGCGTGCTCGGAGGTCGCCCGGTCCGCATTGCCACCGAGATCCGGTACTTGTCCGACAGGGACGAGACCATCGTCGTCCAGGCCGCCGACTTCCTCGACGATCGCGAGGCCTACGAGCTCACCTACTACTTGCGCGTAGGCGGTGCGGGCGTGCTGGTGGCGATGATCGCCCTGCTGCTGTTCTATGGCGCGATCACCTGGGGACTTGGCCCCTTCGCCTCGCTCACCGCACAGATCGAAGCCGCCCGGCGCCACCCCGGCAGCAACGTGCGCGTGGCCCTCGCCGAGGAGGATCCGCTCGAGGCGCGGATGCTGGGCCAGGCCTTCAACGACCTCATGGCGAGGACCGAGCGCGCCATCGATTCGCTGCGCCAGTTCACCGCCAATGCCTCGCACCAGTTGCGCACCCCCCTCGCGATCATGCGCGTCCACGCCGACGTACTGGCGCGCTACGGCCCGGGCACCCGTCAGGGCGACACCGCCCTTTTCGACATCCTCGCCGCCGTCGAATCGCTCGATCGCCTGCTCACCCAGCTCATTGCGCTCGCCCGCATGGACGAGCAGGCCGGAGACGATCGCGCCCATGTCCAGATCGATCTCGTGGCGATTGCTGCCGATGCGGTGGCTACCCGGGTCACCCATCCCGATGCTGCGCGCATGGATGTCGGTTTCGAGAGTGCTGCCGCCACTCTCCCCGCCCTCGGCAATGCGATGCTCGCCGCCGAGATCGTGAGCAACCTGCTCGACAACGCGATCCGCTACAACCGCGAGGACGGCGCGGTCACGGTCCGCGTGCTGGAACGCGGCGGTCACCCGGTGATCGAGGTCGAGGACGATGGTCCCGGTATCGGGCGTGCCGACCGGGAAAAGGTCTGGGAGCGCTTCTACCGCGCACCCCTGCCCGGCGGTCCGTCGGGCAGCGGACTGGGCCTGCCGATCGTGCGCGCGCTGGGAGAGCGCATCGGCGCAACGATCAGCCTCGAGGACGGACGCGAGGGACGTGGACTGCGCGCAGTGGTCGTCTTTGCACGGACGCTCCCCTCCGACGGCGATACCGCTAGCGACTTCCCCGAGATCGACGACGATTTCCCCGGCGACATTACGAATACCCGGTACCCACGCGTCGAGACCGTGGAGCAGGCTTCAAGACCCGATGCGGACAGCTGCGCAAATTTCGTCAGACCGCGCCAGACGACAGCTTGCTGA
- a CDS encoding dicarboxylate/amino acid:cation symporter, whose product MSGTIEATMKDGRSARVTRQVLIAIVLAIATGLFLRNGMGLEQAQAARVAGYLHLPADVFLHLIKMIVAPLVFSTLVYGISHAGDSTGLGRIGLRAMIWFLTASLISLSIGMVMVNLFEPGTGLGLQAGGAASGIDPQALDLRSFVLHVFPVSMTQAMAENEILQIVVFSLFIGFGLCAIGEKGRPIVVLTEAMVALMLKVTGYVMTLAPIAVYSALSSALIEHGVGILVTFAQLLVEYYLALALLWALILAAGFKILGRSLGALLTAVREPLAIAFTTASSEAALPKLMERLESFGVPRRVYSFVLPLGYSFNLDGSMMSATFTTLFICQAYGIEVPLATQITMLLTLMVTSKGIAGVPRASLVVVAATLSQFGLPVEGVAFVLAIDQFMDMGRTATNVLGNAVATASIGRIEQASGTLQTTDPASDEVIATLGEAASLAEA is encoded by the coding sequence ATGAGCGGTACGATCGAAGCCACGATGAAAGACGGCCGCAGCGCCCGCGTCACCCGGCAGGTACTGATCGCCATCGTGCTGGCCATCGCCACCGGCCTGTTCCTGCGCAATGGCATGGGCCTCGAGCAGGCACAGGCAGCGCGCGTTGCCGGGTACCTGCACTTGCCTGCCGACGTCTTCCTTCACCTGATCAAGATGATCGTCGCACCGCTGGTGTTCTCCACGCTGGTCTACGGCATCTCGCATGCTGGCGACAGCACAGGCCTTGGCCGTATCGGCCTGCGCGCGATGATCTGGTTCCTGACCGCGAGCCTGATCTCGCTCTCGATCGGGATGGTCATGGTCAACCTGTTCGAGCCGGGCACGGGCCTTGGCCTGCAGGCCGGCGGCGCTGCCAGCGGCATCGACCCGCAGGCGCTCGATTTGCGCAGCTTCGTGCTTCACGTGTTCCCGGTCTCGATGACCCAGGCCATGGCCGAAAACGAGATCCTGCAGATCGTCGTGTTCTCGCTGTTCATCGGCTTCGGCCTGTGTGCCATCGGAGAAAAGGGGCGCCCGATCGTCGTCCTCACCGAAGCGATGGTCGCGCTCATGCTCAAGGTCACCGGCTATGTCATGACGCTCGCGCCGATCGCGGTCTACAGCGCCTTGTCGAGCGCGCTGATCGAGCACGGCGTCGGCATTCTCGTCACCTTCGCGCAGCTGCTCGTCGAGTATTACCTCGCCCTGGCGCTGCTGTGGGCGCTGATCCTCGCGGCCGGTTTCAAGATCCTTGGCCGTTCGCTCGGCGCGCTTCTCACCGCCGTGCGAGAGCCATTGGCCATCGCCTTCACCACGGCTTCCTCCGAAGCCGCGCTGCCCAAGCTGATGGAGCGGCTGGAAAGCTTCGGCGTGCCGCGAAGGGTCTACAGCTTCGTCCTGCCGCTGGGCTACAGCTTCAACCTCGACGGTTCGATGATGTCGGCGACTTTCACCACGCTGTTCATCTGCCAAGCCTACGGTATCGAGGTCCCCCTCGCCACCCAGATCACCATGCTGCTCACCCTGATGGTCACCAGCAAGGGCATCGCCGGGGTGCCGCGCGCCAGTCTGGTCGTCGTCGCGGCCACGCTGAGCCAGTTCGGGCTGCCGGTCGAGGGGGTCGCCTTCGTCCTCGCGATCGACCAGTTCATGGATATGGGGCGCACCGCGACCAACGTGCTCGGCAATGCCGTCGCCACCGCGTCGATCGGCCGGATCGAACAGGCAAGCGGCACCCTTCAAACGACAGACCCGGCCTCGGACGAAGTCATCGCGACCCTCGGAGAAGCGGCAAGCCTCGCCGAGGCGTGA